Proteins from a genomic interval of Gossypium raimondii chloroplast, complete genome:
- the rpoB gene encoding RNA polymerase beta subunit (RNA polymerase beta chain; one of four subunits of the minimal PEP RNA polymerase catalytic core): MLGDENGEMSTIPGLNQIQFEGFCGFMDRGLTEELYKFPKIEDTEQEIEFQLFVETYQLVEPLIKERDAVYESLTYSSELYVSAGLIWKTSKDMQEQTIFIGNIPLMNSLGTSIVNGIYRIVINQILQSPGIYYRSELDHNGISVYTGTIISDWGGRLELEIDRKARIWARVSRKQKISILVLSSAMGSNLREILENVCYPEIFLSFLTDKEKKKIGSKENAILEFYQQFSCVGGDPVFSESLCKELQKKFFQQRCELGRIGRRNMNQRLNLNIPQNNTFLLPRDILAAADRLIGMKFGMGTLDDMNHLKNKRIRSVADLLQDQFGLALVRLENVVRGTICGAIRHKLIPTPQNLVTSTPLTTTYESFFGLHPLSQVLDRTNPLTQIVHGRKLSYLGPGGLTGRTANFRIRDIHPSHYGRICPIDTSEGINVGLIGSLAIHARIGHWGSLESPFYKIFERSKKAQMLYLSPSRDEYYMVAAGNSLALNQGIQEEQVVPARYRQEFLTIAWEQVHLRSIFPFQYFSIGASLIPFIEHNDANRALMSSNMQRQAVPLSRSEKCIVGTGLERQVALDSGVPAIADHEGKIISTDTDKIILSVNGDALGIPLVMYQRSNKNTCMHQTARVRRGKCIKKGQILADGAATVGGELALGKNVLVAYMPWEGYNFEDAVLISERLVYEDIYTSFHIRKYEIQTHVTSQGPERITNEIPHLEAHLLRNLDKNGIVMLGSWVETGDILVGKLTPQVAKESSYAPEDRLLRAILGIQVSTSKETCLKLPIGGRGRVIDVRWVQKKGGSSYNPETIRVYISQKREIKVGDKVAGRHGNKGIISKILPRQDMPYLQDGRPVDMVFNPLGVPSRMNVGQLFECSLGLAGSLLDRHYRIAPFDERYEQEASRKLVFSELYQASKQTANPWVFEPEYPGKSRIFDGRTGGPFEQPVIIGKPYILKLIHQVDDKIHGRSSGHYALVTQQPLRGRSKQGGQRVGEMEVWALEGFGVAHILQEMLTYKSDHIRARQEVLGTTIIGGTIPKPEDAPESFRLLVRELRSLALELNHFLVSEKNFQINRKEA, encoded by the coding sequence ATGCTCGGGGATGAAAATGGGGAAATGTCTACAATACCTGGGTTGAATCAGATACAATTTGAAGGATTTTGTGGGTTCATGGATCGGGGCTTAACAGAAGAACTTTATAAGTTTCCAAAAATTGAAGATACAGAGCAAGAAATTGAATTTCAATTATTTGTGGAAACATATCAATTGGTGGAACCGTTGATAAAAGAAAGGGATGCTGTATATGAATCACTCACATATTCTTCTGAATTATATGTATCCGCAGGATTAATTTGGAAAACCAGTAAGGATATGCAAGAACAAACAATTTTTATTGGAAACATTCCTTTAATGAACTCCCTCGGAACTTCTATAGTAAATGGAATATACAGAATTGTGATCAATCAAATATTGCAAAGCCCCGGTATCTATTATCGATCAGAATTGGATCATAACGGAATTTCGGTCTATACTGGTACCATAATATCAGATTGGGGAGGGAGGTTAGAATTAGAGATTGATAGAAAAGCAAGGATATGGGCTCGTGTAAGTAGGAAACAGAAAATATCTATTCTAGTTCTATCATCAGCTATGGGTTCGAATCTAAGAGAAATTCTAGAGAATGTTTGCTACCCTGAGATTTTCTTGTCTTTCCTGACCGATAAGGAAAAAAAAAAAATTGGGTCAAAAGAAAATGCCATTTTGGAGTTTTATCAACAATTTTCTTGTGTAGGCGGGGATCCGGTATTTTCTGAATCCTTGTGTAAGGAATTACAAAAGAAATTCTTTCAGCAAAGATGTGAATTAGGAAGGATTGGTCGACGAAATATGAACCAGAGATTGAATCTTAATATACCTCAGAACAATACATTTTTGTTACCGCGAGATATATTGGCAGCTGCGGATCGTTTGATTGGAATGAAATTTGGAATGGGTACACTTGACGATATGAATCATTTGAAAAATAAGCGTATTCGTTCTGTAGCGGATCTCTTACAAGATCAATTCGGATTGGCTCTGGTTCGTTTAGAAAATGTAGTTAGAGGAACTATATGCGGAGCAATTAGGCATAAATTGATACCGACTCCTCAGAATTTGGTAACTTCGACTCCATTAACAACCACTTATGAATCCTTTTTCGGATTACACCCATTGTCTCAAGTTTTGGATCGAACAAATCCATTGACACAAATAGTGCATGGGAGAAAATTGAGTTATTTGGGCCCCGGAGGATTGACCGGGCGAACTGCTAATTTTCGGATACGAGATATCCATCCTAGTCACTATGGACGCATTTGCCCAATTGACACGTCTGAAGGGATCAATGTTGGACTTATCGGATCCTTAGCAATTCATGCCAGGATTGGTCATTGGGGGTCTCTAGAAAGTCCATTTTATAAAATCTTTGAGAGATCAAAAAAAGCACAGATGCTTTATTTATCCCCAAGTCGAGATGAATATTATATGGTAGCGGCAGGAAATTCTTTGGCCTTGAATCAGGGTATTCAGGAAGAACAGGTTGTTCCGGCTCGATACCGCCAAGAATTCCTGACTATTGCATGGGAACAAGTTCATCTTCGAAGTATTTTTCCTTTTCAATATTTTTCTATTGGAGCTTCCCTCATTCCTTTTATCGAGCATAATGACGCGAATCGGGCTTTAATGAGTTCTAATATGCAACGCCAAGCAGTTCCGCTTTCTCGTTCCGAGAAGTGCATTGTTGGAACTGGGTTGGAACGCCAAGTGGCTCTAGATTCAGGAGTTCCCGCTATAGCCGATCACGAGGGAAAGATCATTTCGACCGATACTGACAAGATTATTTTATCGGTCAATGGAGATGCTCTAGGCATTCCATTAGTTATGTATCAACGTTCCAACAAAAATACTTGTATGCATCAAACTGCCCGGGTTCGGCGGGGTAAATGCATTAAAAAGGGGCAAATTTTAGCGGACGGTGCCGCTACGGTTGGTGGCGAACTCGCTTTGGGCAAAAACGTACTAGTAGCTTATATGCCATGGGAAGGTTACAATTTTGAGGATGCGGTACTCATTAGCGAGCGTCTAGTATATGAAGATATTTATACTTCTTTTCACATACGAAAATATGAAATTCAGACTCATGTGACAAGCCAAGGTCCTGAAAGAATCACTAACGAAATACCGCACCTAGAAGCCCATTTACTCCGCAATTTAGACAAAAATGGAATTGTGATGCTGGGATCTTGGGTGGAGACAGGCGATATTTTAGTAGGGAAATTAACGCCTCAGGTGGCGAAAGAATCATCGTATGCTCCAGAAGATAGATTATTACGGGCCATACTTGGGATTCAGGTATCCACTTCAAAGGAAACTTGTCTCAAATTACCTATAGGTGGGAGGGGTCGAGTCATCGATGTGAGATGGGTCCAGAAAAAAGGGGGTTCTAGTTATAATCCGGAAACGATTCGTGTATATATTTCACAGAAACGCGAAATCAAAGTAGGCGATAAAGTAGCCGGAAGGCATGGAAATAAAGGGATCATTTCAAAAATTTTACCTAGACAGGATATGCCTTATTTGCAAGACGGAAGACCTGTTGATATGGTCTTCAACCCATTAGGAGTACCTTCACGAATGAATGTAGGACAGCTATTTGAATGCTCGCTTGGGTTAGCAGGGAGTCTACTAGATAGACATTATCGAATAGCACCATTTGATGAGAGATATGAACAAGAGGCTTCGAGAAAACTAGTGTTTTCCGAATTATATCAAGCCAGTAAGCAAACAGCGAATCCATGGGTATTTGAACCCGAATATCCAGGAAAAAGCAGAATATTTGATGGAAGAACGGGAGGCCCCTTTGAGCAACCTGTTATAATAGGAAAACCTTATATCTTGAAATTAATTCATCAAGTTGATGATAAAATACATGGGCGTTCCAGTGGACATTATGCACTTGTTACACAACAACCACTTAGAGGAAGGTCCAAGCAAGGAGGACAACGAGTAGGAGAAATGGAGGTTTGGGCTCTAGAGGGATTTGGTGTTGCTCATATTTTACAAGAAATGCTTACTTATAAATCTGATCATATTAGAGCTCGCCAAGAAGTACTTGGGACTACGATCATTGGAGGAACAATACCTAAACCCGAAGATGCTCCAGAATCTTTTCGATTGCTCGTCCGAGAATTACGATCTTTGGCTCTGGAACTGAATCATTTCCTTGTATCTGAGAAGAACTTCCAGATTAATAGGAAGGAAGCTTAA
- the rpoC2 gene encoding RNA polymerase beta'' subunit (RNA polymerase beta'' chain) — protein sequence MAERANLVFHNKVIDGTAIKRLISRLIDHFGMAYTSHILDQVKALGFQQATATSISLGIDDLLTIPSKGWLVQDAEQQSLILEKHHHFGNVHAVEKLRQSIEIWYATSEYLRQEMNPNFRMTDPFNPVHIMSFSGARGNASQVHQLVGMRGLMSDPQGQMIDLPIQSNLREGLSLTEYIISCYGARKGVVDTAVRTSDAGYLTRRLVEVVQHIVVRRTDCGTTRGISVSPQKRTLPERIFIQTLIGRVLADDIYMGPRCIAIRNQDIGLGLVDRFRAFRTQPISIRTPFTCRSTSWICRLCYGRSPTHGDLVELGEAVGIIAGQSIGEPGTQLTLRTFHTGGVFTGGTAEHVRAPFNGKIKFNEDLVHPTRTRHGHPAFLCYLDLYVIIESEDIIHKVTIPPKSFLLVQNDQYVESEQVIAEIRAGTYTLNLKERVRKHIYSDSEGEMHWSTDVYHSPEFTYSNVHLLPKTSHLWILSGGSYKFSVVPFSLHKDQDQINIHYLSAERRYISRFSVNNDQVRHNLFSSDFSDKKEDRIYDYSELNRIIGTGHCDFIYSAILHENADLLAKRRRNRFIIPFQLIQDQEKELMLHSHSGISIEIPINGIFRRKSILAFFDDPRYRRKSSGITKYGTLGAHSIVKREDVIEYRGVKKVKPKYQMKVDRFFFIPEEVHILSESSSIMVRNNSIIGVDTQITLNTRSQVGGLVRVERKKKRIELKIFSGNIYFPGERDKISRHSGILIPPGTGKTNSKESKKLKNWIYVQRITPTKKKYFVLVRPVTPYEIPDGLNLATLFPQDPFREKDNMQLRAVNYILYGNGKPTRRISDTSIQLVRTCLVLSWDQDNKSSFAEEVCASFVEVRTNGLIRDFLRIDLVKSHIFYIRKRNDPSGSELISDNRSDRTNKNPFYSIYSNARIQQSFSQNHGTIHTLLNRNKESQSLIILSSSNCFRMGPFNDVKYHNVIKQSIKKDPLIPIKNLLGPLGTAPKIANFYSSFYPLITHNQTSVAKYLELDNLKQAFQVLNYYLIAENGRIYNFDPCRNIFLNAVNLNWYFPHHHYHHNYCEETSTIISLGQFICENVCIAKSGPRLKSGQVFIVQADSIVIRSAKPYLATPGATVHGHYGEILYEGDTLVTFIYEKSRSGDITQGLPKVEQVLEVRSIDSISMNLEKRIEGWNECITRILGIPWGFVIGAELTIVQSRLSLVNKIQKVYRSQGVQIHNRHIEIIVRQITSKVLVSEDGMSNVFLPGELIGLLRAERTGRALEEAICYRAVLLGITRASLNTQSFISEASFQETARVLAKAALRGRIDWLKGLKENVVLGGMIPAGTGFKGLVHRSRQHNNILLETKKKNFFGGEMRDIFFHHRELFDSCISNNLHDTSGRSFIGIEFNDS from the coding sequence ATGGCAGAACGGGCCAATCTGGTATTTCACAATAAAGTGATAGATGGAACTGCCATTAAACGGCTTATTAGCAGATTAATAGATCACTTCGGAATGGCATATACATCACACATCCTGGATCAAGTAAAAGCTCTGGGTTTCCAGCAAGCCACTGCTACATCCATTTCATTAGGAATTGATGATCTTTTAACGATACCTTCTAAGGGATGGCTAGTCCAAGATGCTGAACAACAAAGTTTGATTTTGGAAAAACACCATCATTTTGGGAATGTACACGCGGTAGAAAAATTACGCCAATCAATTGAGATATGGTATGCTACAAGTGAATATTTGCGACAAGAAATGAATCCTAATTTTAGGATGACTGACCCGTTTAACCCAGTCCATATAATGTCTTTTTCAGGAGCTAGAGGAAATGCATCTCAAGTGCACCAATTAGTAGGTATGAGAGGATTAATGTCGGATCCCCAAGGACAAATGATCGATTTACCCATTCAAAGCAATTTACGCGAAGGACTGTCTTTAACAGAATATATCATTTCTTGCTACGGAGCCCGAAAAGGGGTTGTGGATACCGCCGTACGAACATCAGATGCTGGATATCTTACGCGCAGACTTGTTGAAGTAGTTCAACACATTGTTGTACGTAGAACAGATTGTGGCACCACCCGAGGGATTTCTGTGAGTCCTCAAAAGAGGACGCTTCCAGAAAGAATTTTTATCCAAACATTAATTGGTCGTGTATTAGCGGACGATATATATATGGGTCCGCGGTGCATTGCCATTCGAAATCAAGATATTGGGCTTGGGCTTGTCGATCGATTCAGAGCCTTTCGAACACAACCAATATCTATTCGAACTCCCTTTACTTGTAGGAGTACATCTTGGATTTGTCGATTATGTTATGGTCGGAGCCCCACTCATGGTGACCTGGTTGAATTGGGAGAAGCTGTAGGTATTATTGCGGGGCAATCCATTGGAGAACCGGGAACGCAACTAACATTAAGAACTTTTCATACCGGCGGAGTATTTACAGGGGGTACTGCAGAACATGTACGAGCCCCTTTTAATGGAAAAATCAAATTCAATGAGGATTTGGTTCATCCTACACGCACACGTCACGGGCATCCTGCTTTTTTATGTTATCTGGACTTGTATGTAATTATTGAGAGCGAAGATATTATACATAAGGTGACTATTCCACCAAAAAGTTTTCTTTTAGTTCAAAACGATCAATATGTAGAATCAGAACAAGTGATTGCTGAGATTCGCGCGGGAACATACACTTTAAATTTGAAAGAGAGGGTTCGAAAACATATTTATTCTGACTCAGAGGGGGAAATGCACTGGAGTACCGATGTGTACCATTCGCCCGAATTTACATATAGTAATGTCCATCTCTTACCAAAAACAAGCCATTTGTGGATATTATCAGGGGGTTCGTACAAATTCAGTGTAGTTCCTTTTTCGCTCCACAAAGATCAAGATCAAATAAACATTCATTATCTTTCTGCCGAACGAAGATATATTTCTAGATTCTCAGTGAATAATGATCAAGTGAGACACAACTTATTTAGTTCGGATTTTTCGGATAAAAAAGAAGATAGGATTTACGATTATTCAGAATTGAATCGAATAATAGGTACTGGGCATTGTGATTTCATATATTCTGCTATTCTCCACGAGAATGCTGATTTATTGGCAAAGAGACGAAGAAATAGATTTATTATTCCATTTCAATTGATTCAAGACCAAGAGAAAGAACTAATGCTGCATTCCCATTCCGGTATCTCGATCGAAATACCCATAAATGGTATTTTCCGTAGAAAAAGTATTCTTGCTTTTTTTGACGATCCTCGATACAGAAGAAAGAGTTCAGGAATTACTAAATATGGGACTCTAGGGGCGCATTCAATCGTCAAAAGGGAGGATGTGATTGAGTATCGAGGAGTCAAAAAGGTTAAGCCAAAATACCAAATGAAAGTAGATCGATTTTTTTTCATTCCCGAGGAAGTGCATATTTTATCCGAATCTTCTTCCATAATGGTACGGAACAATAGTATCATTGGAGTAGATACCCAAATCACTTTAAATACAAGAAGCCAAGTGGGCGGATTGGTCCGAGTGGAAAGAAAAAAAAAAAGGATTGAACTGAAAATTTTTTCGGGTAATATCTATTTTCCCGGAGAAAGAGATAAGATATCTCGACACAGTGGCATCTTGATACCACCAGGAACGGGCAAAACAAACTCTAAGGAATCAAAAAAATTGAAAAATTGGATCTATGTCCAACGGATCACACCTACCAAGAAAAAGTATTTTGTTTTGGTTCGACCTGTAACCCCATATGAAATACCGGACGGTCTAAATTTAGCAACACTCTTCCCCCAGGATCCATTTCGGGAAAAAGATAATATGCAACTTCGAGCTGTCAATTATATCCTTTATGGAAATGGCAAACCGACTCGGAGAATTTCTGACACAAGTATTCAACTAGTTCGGACTTGTTTAGTGTTGAGTTGGGACCAAGACAACAAAAGTTCTTTCGCCGAAGAGGTCTGTGCTTCCTTTGTTGAAGTAAGGACAAATGGTCTGATTCGAGATTTCCTAAGAATCGACTTAGTGAAATCTCATATTTTTTATATCAGAAAAAGAAATGATCCGTCAGGTTCAGAATTGATTTCTGATAATAGGTCAGATCGTACCAATAAAAATCCGTTTTATTCCATTTATTCCAACGCAAGGATTCAACAATCGTTTAGCCAAAATCACGGAACTATTCATACGCTCTTGAACAGAAATAAGGAATCCCAATCTTTGATAATTTTGTCATCATCTAATTGTTTTCGCATGGGCCCATTCAACGATGTAAAATATCACAATGTGATAAAACAATCAATTAAAAAAGATCCTCTAATTCCAATTAAGAATTTATTGGGTCCTTTAGGAACAGCCCCCAAAATTGCGAATTTTTATTCATCATTTTACCCTTTAATAACTCATAATCAGACCTCGGTAGCGAAATATTTGGAGCTTGACAATTTAAAACAGGCTTTTCAAGTACTTAACTATTATTTAATAGCTGAAAATGGGAGAATTTATAATTTCGATCCATGCCGTAACATCTTTTTGAATGCAGTCAATTTGAATTGGTATTTTCCCCATCATCATTATCATCATAATTATTGTGAAGAAACGTCCACAATAATTAGTCTTGGGCAGTTTATTTGTGAAAATGTATGTATAGCCAAAAGCGGACCACGCCTAAAATCGGGTCAAGTTTTTATTGTTCAAGCTGATTCTATAGTAATAAGATCGGCTAAGCCTTATTTGGCGACTCCGGGAGCAACTGTCCATGGGCATTATGGAGAAATCCTTTACGAAGGAGATACGTTAGTTACATTTATATATGAAAAATCGAGATCTGGTGATATAACGCAGGGTCTTCCAAAAGTGGAACAAGTGTTAGAAGTGCGTTCGATTGATTCAATATCGATGAACCTAGAAAAGAGAATTGAGGGTTGGAACGAATGTATAACAAGAATTCTTGGAATTCCTTGGGGATTCGTGATTGGTGCTGAGCTAACTATAGTGCAAAGTCGTCTCTCTTTGGTTAATAAGATCCAAAAGGTTTATCGATCTCAGGGGGTACAGATCCATAATAGGCATATAGAAATTATTGTACGTCAAATAACATCAAAAGTATTGGTTTCAGAAGATGGAATGTCTAATGTTTTTTTACCCGGGGAACTGATTGGATTATTGCGAGCGGAACGAACGGGGCGTGCTTTAGAAGAAGCGATTTGTTATCGAGCTGTTTTATTGGGAATAACGAGAGCATCTCTGAACACTCAAAGTTTTATATCTGAAGCAAGTTTTCAAGAAACTGCTCGAGTTTTAGCAAAAGCTGCTCTCCGGGGTCGTATCGATTGGTTGAAAGGCCTGAAAGAAAACGTTGTGCTTGGGGGTATGATACCCGCCGGTACCGGATTCAAAGGATTAGTGCACCGGTCACGGCAACATAACAACATTCTTTTGGAAACAAAAAAAAAGAATTTCTTCGGGGGAGAAATGAGAGATATTTTCTTCCACCACCGAGAATTATTTGACTCTTGCATTTCAAACAATTTACATGATACATCAGGCCGCTCTTTTATAGGTATAGAATTTAATGATTCTTAA
- the psbM gene encoding photosystem II protein M, producing MEVNILAFIATALFILVPTAFLLIIYVKTVSQSD from the coding sequence ATGGAAGTAAATATTCTCGCATTTATTGCTACAGCGCTGTTCATTCTAGTTCCTACCGCTTTTTTACTTATAATATACGTAAAAACTGTCAGTCAAAGTGATTAA
- the rpoC1 gene encoding RNA polymerase beta' subunit (RNA polymerase beta' chain) yields MIDRYKHQQLRIGSVSPQQISAWAKKILPNGETVGEVTKPYTFHYKTNKPEKDGLFCERIFGPIKSGICACGNYRVIGNQKEGPKFCEQCGVEFVDSRIRRYQMGYIRLACPVTHVWYLKRLPSYIANLLDKPLKELEGLVYCDVSFARPIAKKPTFLRLRGSFEYEIQSWKYSIPLFFTTQGFDTFRSREISTGAGAIREQLADLDLRILIDYSVVEWKELGEEGLTGNEWEDRKIGRRKDFLVRRMELAKHFIRTNIEPEWMVLCLLPVLPPELRPIIQIDGGKLMSSDINELYRRVIYRNNTLTDLLTTSRSTPGELVMCQEKLVQEAVDTLLDNGIRGQPMRDGHNKVYKSFSDVIEGKEGRFRETLLGKRVDYSGRSVIVVGPSLSLHRCGLPREIAIELFQTFVIRGLIRQHLAPNIGVAKSKIREKGPIVWEILQEVMRGHPVLLNRAPTLHRLGIQAFQPILVEGRAICLHPLVCKGFNADFDGDQMAVHVPLSLEAQAEARLLMFSHMNLLSPAIGDPISVPTQDMLIGLYVLTSGNRRGICANRYNPWNRKSYQNERIDDNNYKSTREPFFCNSYDAIGAYRQKRINLDSPLWLRWRLEQCVIASREAPIEVHYESLGTYHEIYGHYLIVRSLKKKILCIYIRTTVGHISLYREIEEAIQGFFRAYSYDTQSYGI; encoded by the exons ATGATCGACCGATATAAACATCAACAACTCCGAATTGGATCAGTTTCTCCCCAACAAATAAGTGCTTGGGCCAAGAAAATCCTACCTAATGGAGAAACCGTTGGAGAGGTGACAAAACCCTATACTTTTCATTACAAAACCAATAAACCGGAAAAGGATGGATTATTTTGTGAAAGAATTTTTGGACCTATAAAAAGTGGAATTTGCGCTTGTGGAAATTATCGAGTAATTGGAAATCAAAAGGAGGGCCCTAAATTTTGTGAACAATGCGGAGTTGAATTTGTTGATTCTCGGATACGAAGATATCAAATGGGATACATAAGGCTGGCATGTCCAGTAACTCATGTATGGTATTTGAAACGTCTTCCTAGTTATATCGCCAATCTTTTAGACAAACCTCTTAAAGAATTAGAGGGTCTAGTATACTGCGATG TTTCTTTTGCTAGGCCCATCGCTAAAAAACCTACTTTCTTACGATTACGAGGTTCATTCGAATATGAAATTCAATCCTGGAAATACAGTATCCCACTTTTTTTTACTACCCAAGGTTTCGATACATTTCGAAGTCGCGAAATTTCTACCGGAGCAGGTGCTATTCGAGAACAATTAGCCGATCTAGATTTGCGAATTCTTATCGATTATTCGGTGGTAGAATGGAAAGAATTAGGAGAAGAAGGCCTCACGGGTAATGAATGGGAAGATCGAAAAATTGGAAGAAGAAAGGATTTTTTGGTTAGACGCATGGAATTGGCTAAGCATTTTATTCGAACAAATATAGAACCAGAATGGATGGTTTTATGTCTATTACCGGTTCTTCCTCCCGAGTTGAGACCGATCATTCAGATAGATGGGGGTAAACTAATGAGTTCGGATATTAATGAACTCTATAGAAGAGTTATCTATCGAAATAATACTCTTACCGATCTATTAACAACAAGTAGATCTACGCCAGGGGAATTAGTAATGTGTCAGGAAAAATTAGTACAAGAAGCCGTGGATACACTTCTTGATAATGGAATCCGCGGACAACCAATGAGGGACGGTCATAATAAGGTTTACAAGTCGTTTTCAGATGTAATTGAAGGCAAAGAGGGAAGATTTCGCGAGACTTTGCTTGGCAAACGAGTCGATTATTCGGGACGTTCTGTCATTGTTGTTGGCCCCTCACTTTCATTACATCGCTGTGGATTGCCTCGCGAAATAGCAATAGAGCTTTTCCAGACATTTGTAATTCGCGGTCTAATTAGACAACATCTTGCTCCGAACATAGGAGTTGCTAAGAGTAAAATTCGGGAAAAAGGGCCGATTGTATGGGAAATACTGCAAGAAGTTATGCGGGGACATCCTGTATTGCTGAATAGAGCGCCTACTCTGCATAGATTAGGTATACAGGCATTCCAACCTATTTTAGTGGAAGGACGCGCTATTTGTTTACATCCATTAGTTTGTAAGGGATTCAATGCAGACTTTGATGGGGATCAAATGGCAGTTCATGTACCTTTATCTTTAGAGGCGCAAGCGGAGGCTCGTTTACTTATGTTTTCTCATATGAATCTCTTGTCTCCAGCTATTGGGGATCCCATTTCCGTACCGACTCAAGATATGCTTATTGGGCTCTATGTATTAACGAGTGGGAATCGTCGAGGTATTTGTGCGAATAGGTATAATCCATGGAATCGAAAAAGCTATCAAAATGAAAGAATTGACGATAATAACTATAAGTCTACAAGGGAGCCTTTTTTTTGTAATTCCTATGATGCGATTGGAGCTTATAGGCAGAAAAGAATCAATTTAGATAGTCCTTTGTGGCTCCGGTGGCGACTAGAGCAATGCGTTATTGCTTCAAGAGAAGCTCCCATCGAAGTTCACTATGAATCTTTGGGTACCTATCATGAGATTTATGGACATTATCTAATAGTAAGAAGTTTAAAAAAAAAAATTCTTTGTATATACATTCGAACCACTGTTGGTCATATTTCTCTTTACCGAGAAATCGAAGAAGCTATACAAGGGTTTTTTCGGGCCTACTCATATGATACCCAATCATATGGTATCTAA
- the psbD gene encoding photosystem II protein D2, with protein MTIALGKFTKDENDLFDIMDDWLRRDRFVFVGWSGLLLFPCAYFAVGGWFTGTTFVTSWYTHGLASSYLEGCNFLTAAVSTPANSLAHSLLLLWGPEAQGDFTRWCQLGGLWTFVALHGAFGLIGFMLRQFELARSVQLRPYNAIAFSGPIAVFVSVFLIYPLGQSGWFFAPSFGVAAIFRFILFFQGFHNWTLNPFHMMGVAGVLGAALLCAIHGATVENTLFEDGDGANTFRAFNPTQAEETYSMVTANRFWSQIFGVAFSNKRWLHFFMLFVPVTGLWMSALGVVGLALNLRAYDFVSQEIRAAEDPEFETFYTKNILLNEGIRAWMAAQDQPHENLIFPEEVLPRGNAL; from the coding sequence ATGACTATAGCCCTTGGTAAATTTACCAAAGATGAAAATGATTTATTTGATATTATGGATGACTGGTTACGTAGGGACCGTTTCGTTTTTGTAGGTTGGTCCGGCCTATTGCTCTTTCCTTGTGCCTATTTCGCTGTAGGGGGTTGGTTTACAGGTACAACCTTTGTAACTTCGTGGTATACTCATGGATTGGCCAGCTCCTATTTGGAAGGCTGCAATTTCTTAACCGCCGCAGTTTCTACCCCTGCTAATAGTTTAGCACATTCTTTGTTGTTACTATGGGGTCCTGAAGCACAAGGAGATTTTACTCGTTGGTGTCAATTAGGTGGTCTGTGGACATTTGTTGCTCTCCACGGCGCTTTCGGACTAATAGGTTTTATGTTACGTCAATTTGAACTTGCGCGATCTGTTCAATTGCGACCTTATAACGCAATCGCATTCTCTGGTCCAATTGCTGTTTTTGTTTCTGTATTCCTGATTTATCCACTAGGTCAGTCTGGTTGGTTCTTTGCGCCTAGTTTTGGTGTAGCAGCTATATTTCGATTCATCCTCTTTTTCCAAGGATTTCATAATTGGACATTGAACCCATTTCATATGATGGGAGTTGCCGGTGTATTGGGCGCGGCTCTGCTATGCGCTATTCATGGTGCTACCGTAGAGAATACTTTATTTGAAGATGGTGATGGTGCAAATACATTCCGTGCTTTTAACCCAACTCAAGCCGAAGAAACTTATTCAATGGTCACCGCTAACCGCTTTTGGTCCCAAATCTTTGGGGTTGCTTTTTCCAATAAACGTTGGTTACATTTCTTTATGTTATTTGTACCAGTAACCGGTTTATGGATGAGTGCTCTTGGAGTAGTCGGTCTGGCTCTGAACCTACGTGCCTATGACTTCGTTTCCCAGGAAATCCGTGCAGCAGAAGATCCTGAATTTGAGACTTTCTACACCAAAAATATTCTTTTAAACGAAGGTATTCGTGCTTGGATGGCGGCTCAAGATCAGCCTCATGAAAACCTTATATTCCCTGAGGAGGTTCTACCCCGTGGAAACGCTCTTTAA
- the petN gene encoding cytochrome b6/f complex subunit VIII (cytochrome b6/f complex subunit N) has product MDIVSLAWAALMVVFTFSLSLVVWGRSGL; this is encoded by the coding sequence ATGGATATAGTAAGTCTTGCTTGGGCTGCTTTAATGGTAGTCTTTACATTTTCCCTTTCACTCGTAGTATGGGGAAGAAGTGGGCTCTAG